In the genome of Metabacillus litoralis, the window AAGCTAAATGAAGTTATTGGACAAGCTGGTACTGAATTAACAGGTGGCTATGCAACAAAAGGTGAAATTGGTGATAATGCTCTTGGAAATTTAATTGCGGATGGTATGGCATATGCAATGGATAGTGATTTCGCTTTAATGAACGGCGGCGGTATACGTGATGACCTTAATTCAGGTGATATCACATGGAATGAGTTATTTAATATTCAACCTTTCGGAAACACACTAGTAAAACTTGAAATAACAGGAGATGATTTAAGACAAATTATCAATTCGCAATTTAGCAGTTATGGTCCAGATGTAAGTATCAGTGGGTTCCGCTATACATGGGACAGCTCATTAGGAAAATATGGACAAGTTGTTGATTTATTCTTACCTAGTGGTGAAAAAATTAATCCTAATGAAACTTACACTGTCACAGTAAACAACTATATGTACCCACACAGCAGTGACAAATATTTGTTAGCTAAGTTAGGTGAAAATCCAGTACAAGGTCCAGAAGATCTCCAAGCAACAGTTAACTTTGTAAAAAGCTTTGATGACCAGCCTATTTCCTATGCTGCAGAAGGTCGTATTTCTGAAGTTGTTGCACCAACAGATACAACAGCTCCAGTAACAGAAATGCAAATACCAGAGGCAGACTTTACAAATGGTTCTTACTTAGAAGAGGTTACAATCGAATTATCTGCTACTGATGCGGAATCTGAGGTTGTATCAATTGAATATAACCTAAATGATACTGAGTGGGTTCCATATGTTGAAGCTGTTACTCTTCAAGCTGGTGAACATAAGCTTTCATACCGTTCAACAGACAATGCAGGAAACATTGAAGAAACCAAAGTAGCAGAAATACTAGTTCAAGCTGCAACAATTGATCATACGAAAAAGCTAGTTCAGGATTCTGATGCTAAGAAAGGTATCAAAGTTTCAATTCTAGCACAATTAGAAATTGCAGAACGTAACTTAGAAAGAAAAAGAGAAAACAAATTTAGTTTCTTGTCTTGGTTATTTGATTATCAAGCCTATGATGCTCTAAAACGTTTAAATGATCGAATTGAGAACTATCCAGATAAATTAATGAGCGAAGATGATCGAACTGATATTACAACAATGCTTACTTACATTGTTGAGCATAAGGTAGAATAAACGTTCCCACACAATATTTTATAGAAAAGCAGATCATAATGGTCTGCTTTTTTTGTATACAAGTTGTTTACATTGTAAAGAACCCTATTTTGTTATAAATATCAGGTAGGGTCATACCCTTGTAAACGTCATTTATAAAAGGAAAGTATATCAGAAAGTATTTTCAAACTATATCTGTAATGAAACAACCCGGAATAGATTTCCGAATCATTTCATATTAATTAAGGACAAATCCCCCTTAAGGAGTGTTTTTATGTCCGTAAATCATTCACACGATAAAGTCCCATATATTCAAAACCCTATTGATCAACCTGGCTATGTTCATCATCAACCAGCATCCCATTCGCCGATTTATCCGATAACAGGTATACCTCAACCAACTAATTATTCCACGAACTTAGATCCAGTTTTTGTTCAGCACATTAGTAGACATCAAGGTCAAAAAGTTGCATTAGTAACTACAGCTGGACGAGTTGAAGGTGAAGTAGCCGGTGTGGCAGTTGATCATGTTCAAATTAATTTAGATGATCGCTCATTACATATACGCCTTTCACAGGTGATTTGGTTTGAAGGGCCTTTAGCTTCTTATAGAGAGAGATGAATAATTTTGAATAGAAATAAAAAAGTTCAACAGATTAAAAAGCATATCTGTTGAACTTTTCTTTCTCTCTCTTATATAACACGCTTACATTTTATTTATATTTACTAATTCCTACTTATCCTTTAATACCATCCGCTACAGCATTTACATCTCTTGTCATACTTTTTATAATCCCAGTGCTTTTTGTGATCCTTTTTATCATGCTTATAACCATAATCACATTTTCGATCATGATGATGTTTCTTTTTGTCATACTTATGATACTTTTTATCATCATAATCTTTCTTATCGTACTTCTTATAATCGTAATCTTTCTTAACATCTTTTTTAAAGTCTAATTCCACATCGTATTTTTTGTAACCCCAGCAGTAGCATTTACCATATTCCATGTTTTTCTTCTTACCCAAAAGAATCATCTCCCTTTTCGTATAGTAAAGAGAGAAAAACTGATGTTTTATCCTTCATGCTAGCATTGTTTTGTTTGTCTTTCTCTCTTTGCTATTAATCTATTCTCTTAAAGATCGAAAAGTTTGGATAAAGGACACGCATTTTACTAGTTTTATTTATTATTTTTCTAAATGTAATAGAAAAAACCCCTAAATTTAGGGGCTTATACATTAATAAAATTCAATTCACAGCTTTCTTTCTCTGATAAAATTCTTGCATCCATTTAACAAGGTCATCTTTTTTTAATGGGGGTGAATAATAATATCCTTGAATTCCCGGTTTCTCCGGCATACATGTTAAAAAGGTAATTTGTTCTTCCGTTTCAACACCTTCAATAACCACTTTCATATTTAAACTATGACATAAAACAATAATCGCTTTTATAATCGCAGAATCCTTCTCAGATTCTGGTACTCCATCTACAAACGATTTGTCAATTTTCACTGTTGTAATGGGTAGTCTTTTTAAATAAGACAATGAAGATAAACCTGTCCCAAAGTCATCAAGGGCAATATTAAAACCGAACTTCCGAAATTCTCCTATCGAAATGATCGCATTTTCAATATTATTGATCACACTCGTTTCTGTAATTTCTAACTCAAGTTGGTGACTGTCTATTCCATACTTAGCAACACTTTCTTTTAATACATCCATTAATCGTTGAGATGTAATATATTGTCCTGGAATATTAATTGAAACTTCCTTAATAGGATGGCCTTCTGAAATCCAATGAGACATTTGCTCGCAGACTTTTTCAATAATCCAATCTGTTACATCTATAATTTTCCCATTCTCTTCAAGTAATGGTATGAACAATCCAGGAGATATAAATCCATGAACAGGATGATTCCAACGTAACAATGCCTCAGCACCTAATCTTTCCTTATCTGATTCTACCTTTGGTTGATAAACAATATAAAGTTCATCCTGTTCCATTGCTTTTTCAATATCTTGGATGATACCTTTTTCAAAAGAATATTTATGAATGGAAGGATCATATTCAATTACCTGATGTTTATACTCTATTGAAGAGTGTTGCAATACTGCCATTGCATTTGCAAATAATTGTTTTGCTTCTTTTTCATCAGAACATGTTGAAAGCGAGCAAACTACCTCAACAACAAGCTGTTGATTTTCAATAACAACTGGATTCATTAAAGCAGAAGTTAATTTTTCAATACTTGCCGCAAAATCTTTATAGCTTTGCGTTAGGGTTAAAATTGCAAAGCGATTCCCTTCAATTCGATATAACTCCGCCATTTCAGGCTTTAATCCAATAATTGTCTCACTAACATCTCTGATAATTCGGTCTCCAAAGGAATACCCATAACCACTATTCCATTTTTCAAGTCCATGAAGATGGATAATAGCTAAACTCCCGTTTGAAATGGAGGTATTTAGTTTTTTTTCAAATTGTCGTCTATTTGGTAATATGGTTAATGCGTCAAAGTAATTTAGTCGATATTCAACATATCGATCTAATAGACTTGATAGTCCAGAAAAGGCAAGAGTGATTACAATTCCAGCAGTTATACAAACAATTAGGAGCGTAAAATCCATCTGGTGCATATGAGAAGAATGTATTGGCACATCTGTATAAAAGATTACTGCCGCCATACCAGTATAATGCATACTTGCCACTGCTAATCCCATAATAATAGACGTTAGAATCTTAACTATCTGATTCTTAATTAATCTTTGCATCGTTGAGAAAATATAAAGTGCCACGTAAGATACTACGATAGCTACTACTATTGACGCAGTAAAAACCCATGGTCTGTAAATGTATTGAGCTTCCATTTTCATTGCAGACATCCCCACATAATGCATGGAGGAAATACCGAGCCCCATAATAATACCTGAAATGATATAAGACCATTGACTCTTTATTTTTTTCTTATTAGCAATGTAAAACGCAAGGTATGATGCAAAGCCAGCAGGAAAAATAGAAATAATTGTTGTGACAAGGTCATATTCCATTGAAACAGGAAGTTTTAGTGCACTCATTCCTATAAAATGCATAGACCAAATACCTAACCCCATAGCAATAGATGCCAAAGTAAGCCACACATTTCGGTTAAAAAAACTAGTTTGTTGAATTCTCTCATTCATCGAAAGTGCAGTATAAGCTGCTAGACATGCAATGACAATAGATAAAAGAACAATTAATGATGAATATTCCCCTTCAAGTAAATACACGTTGTCTGAGTTAGGTAAATAGAACATATTCATACCTCTTAATAAGATTTAGTAGTCTATTTGTTATATCGGCTAATTTTTATTTTTTTTCCACTCTTTTTTAAATAAAGATTAGGTCGGAACAGTTTAGCTATGGAATTTCTGTTCATAAGTGGATGAACGACATTTTGATCCCGGCCACTCTGTGTTTTGTCGTTCATACTCCCGATGAACGATATTTCGACTCCGCCACTCTGAGTTTTGTCGTTATATACATTAAGATCCATTTTTAAAATCATTAAAAAGAAGCATGCAGCAGCATGCCCCCTTAGAACCTTTATAGAATCCTTCTCCCCATTTGCCCTAGCGCAAAATGTATCCCATGTTGTAATGATTGAAAGCAATCAAACTGTGAGAAATTCATTCCTGACTGAGAGATGATCAAACTTAATTCTGGATTAATTCCAACTAATATTGTTTTAGAACCAATTAACGACGAAGCAGAGCCGATCTTTTCTATTAAGCTTGCTGTATGCTCGCTAATATCTTTATCAAGACCAGTTAAATCTAAAATAAGGTAACTAGCTTTGTGTGAAGGTAGATTATTTAAAGTATTTGTAATCAGTTCTTCAGCGCGATCCACCTCATATTTTCCAATTAACGGAACGACCACAATTCCTTCAAGTACAGGAATAATTGGTGAAGAAAGCTGCTTGACGAGATCTTTTAGTTCTTTTGTCTTTTCTTCAACCAGTTTTTCTAGTTGCTGTATTTGTTCCGACTCTTTTTTCCGGGCTAATTGATGAATATTTTGTGTAATACTTATTTCTGATGGATAATAGTTAATAATACTGTATTCATGGCCTTCAAGCTGTTGTTGAACAACTTCATACCAAATATTTGTTCCGAACAACCCAGAAAAGATACCTGCAAAATGTGCAGGAAGAAACTTACCTTCCTGCTGTTTATCCTGAGCGACATTAATTTTATATTCCCACGTATTTTTCAGATAAGCAGTTAATGTCTTGGTTTCGTAGCAAAGATTTTTGACCTCTATTTGCCCCCACCCTGCTGAAGCATACGTAGATGTGATGGATTTTGCTGCCTCTTCTACACTTAAATCTTTCATTTTTTCAAAGTACTCACCAACGACCAACCCTTGCCTAAATCCAGAAGTTTCAAAAACTAAGCTAGATGCTTCCGCACCGGAAATTTCTTCGATTGTATCAAAAAAAGACTTCATAGCTGTAGATATCCAAAAAAGAACGGCTTCCTGACCTTCAAATTGAAAAGTCCCTTTTTGTACATCCCACTCAAACTGAAGTCCGTTTATATTTATGTTTTCATTTCCCACTATAAACCCACCTTTTGTAAAGCATAGCTATTATTCTATTAATTATAGATACTCCTAAATAAGAAGTCCAACAAACTAAAAAATTCTTCAAGTATAAGAGATCCTTTTACCTTTTGTCTTATCTATATTGGAGCTTACTACTTCATTATGTAAAAAACTCTATTTAAATCGTAAAAAAAGGAGCTTCTTTTATAGAGGCTCTCTTATGTTCTCAACCTTCGCGGTCATATAAAGATGGTTTTCTTTCAGGTATTGCTTTCTGTAAAACCTTCATTCCAATCAGACTAACTTTAATCCAAATCCAACTGTACAATAATGAAAATAAGAATATGCTGCCTAGCATTCCAAATCCTAATGAGTTTGCCGATGGACCCAAGATGGGAAATTGAAATAAAGTAATTAAGACAATAATTCCAAGTAACATTGTTGCACCAGCAAAAAGCATGACTTTAAATACATTTTTCATTTTTCTTAATCCGTATCCTATACTTATTCCTAGCAGACCCGTTGTAAATGCGAACACTAATACCTCACTCGGTTGAACAATCGCCAGTAAGAAAATTGTTGTTACATAGGCCAAGATCCCTATTTGGAATGAGATCGATGCGGCAATAATCATTGGCCATGTAGCTAACATACTCAACACATATCCAAATCCAATAAATATACCCGCAGATTGAAATATGACTGCCAAAGCTGCCATTATAGCTCCCATTGCTATTTTGCTAAGTTGTGAATAATGATCCATTGTTGGTACATCATTCATTTTATTGTGAAATAGTGCTCGTATTCCCCTACTTATAAATGTTCTCATTTTCACACCCCCTATTAGTTAAATGCTGCTGAAAGCCTATTTAGACCAGTTTCGTTCCGTAATACCTGTCCTTTTTTAGCAGTGAAAGACTCCACGGGCAAGACCAACTGAAATCTTTCACTATTCTTCAATTAAACATTTTGTTTATAAAGGATAGAAATTGGTGCCATTTCCAACATGTATTCTTGTATTAAAAGTTGGTGCATTGTTTTTTCATGAACAACTTTAAAGGTAGCTTTTACAATTTCTTTTATTCCTAAAGACAAACCTAGTTGTTCAGCAACCGCAAAGGCACCCATTGCCTGTTGATTGAGAAGAAGTAGTTGGTGCATTCCTTGCCATGACCCTACTGCTCCCGCCATCAAATCTTGAAATGTGAGCAGTCCTTCCTCTAGCTTAGAAATCGTTGTTCCAAGTATGCGGTCCATCACAATATCTGGATTACGATTAATTAAATGAAATAGTTGTTTTGCTATTTTCTGATGTTCCTTTGTAGCACCCTCTATCTTTTCAATGGCTTCCTTTATGTGAGGCTCTTGAATTTTTGGGATTGTTTTTTGTATCACAACTTCAAATGCCATTTGAGCAGTTAGTACATGTTCAAACCATTTCTCTACTTCGTTTAATTGCTGATTCCTTATCTCTTCATCTAGCTCAATTAATAATACGGGATTTTCTGTTTTCATCTTTTTTCCTTTCTTATTCTTCTTTTGTAATTTTCCACAACGCACCTGTATGACCATAGGCATGGATATATCCTTCTGTAACAGGAGAGTGACCAAAATCTAAAATATATAAACTCTTTCCGTCTGGATGAAATTTACAATCAACAGGTCGCTCTATTCCACCTGATTGATGTGCTGATGCTGCACCAAGTTGCTTATTTTTCATAAAGACTTCTGATGTTCCCGTTTTAACATCAACCCTTACAACTTGAAAACCGTTGTTAAGATCTTTCTCGTGAGGTGAATTTAACGGTGCATATGTACCCCATTCGGTTACAAATAGTTCTCCGCGATACCCAAAATCGTCTGAACGGCTAAAATCCATCTTCGTCATTGCAGAATGGGGTTTCTCAAGATAAACAGGAGGACCAGCCCATTCAGGCGAATTTTCAATTAATTGCTCTGCCGCTTTCCCCTTCGTAGGTTTACATTTTTCATCCCATACAGGAACTCCATCTGCTCTCATATCAGGGAATCCATACCAATCCGGTTTTTTTACAGATCCATGGGAAGTCATAGCATTGCGAATATGCCAAATTCGATCAGGATCACCTGCAATAGCTCTTTCTCCTTTTTCCTCTAAACAGTTATCAGATGCGTACAGCTCACCCTCTTCATTAAATGCTAAACCATAAGGATTCCTTAATCCCCATGCTAATAGTTCAGGCTCGCTTCCATCCGGCTTTGATCGCCAAAGTCCGGTTGAACACCAAAGTTCTCCCTTAATTTTTTCACCCTTTTTTGCAGGTGTTCCAAACGGTTTAAATGCTCCCGTTTCTGTTAAAAAAGGAAATGGCATGAGTGGGTTTCTAGACGTTACGTTATGACCAGTAAGAGTAATGTCATCCCCAGGTATATCATGAGCCTCTGGATGCTTTGCTAGGTCCACTGTAAATCCAGCCGGCAAACATACGCCATTTTGTGAAACAGAGCCATTGGCAAAGTACATTAAACCGTCCTTAGGACTAAATACGGGTCCGCCTGGTTCGTGCCAACCACCACTAGGTATCTTTTCAATTAACACTTCTCTTTTCTTTGTTTTCACATCATAACGGACTACTCTTGCAAGGTATCCACCTTTACATGTTACATAGATATAACCTTCGTGATAGGTAACTCCTCTTGGTCCACCTAATGTTTCTACAGCAAATACATCTAGCTCTCCAGAGGGTGTTAAACTAAGAATTCTAGGTGGTAACGCTGGACGTGTTGGCCATGTACTTCCACCTTCTAAAATATAAAGTGTTCCATCATCTGCAAATCCCATCCCAGTCGGAAAAGATAAGCCCGCTGCCACGACCTCAACTTTATAACCCTCAGGTACCCAGACATCATCTGGATTCAACAACGGTCTGGCAGTTGTCGGCAGCTCGACAACCTTCTCCCGAATTTGCTTAGTATGTATCATTCATCATAGCTCCTTTGACTTTATATGATAAGAAGTTATCATTTCTCTCTTTCAGTATGATCTTGGAAGAAAATAACTATTCCTCATTATTACGTGCCTTTTTTTGCCCCTACGCAACTTTTTACTGTTAAGTCATTCACCTACACCCAATGTTTTGAATATGGTACATGTGATAGGAGGTTAATGATTACATGGAACTAATTGAAAAGAAATCATTGAATATAGATGATCTACAGCCTTGGAAGAAAGACGCGTTGGAAAAGTTTGAGGCAAAAATGGTGGATAAAGAAAAAAAGTTCCCGTGTATACCGGCAACTCAAGGTCATTCATTAAATCATTTACGATACGGCTTTGTAGGAGATCCTAGAGACGTTTCATCTTCTGAAGAACTCGCTAGCTTGCTATCAGCTTATACCAATCAATCAAAAAATTATGGTAAATATACATCTCTCATTATCTTTTATGAAACGCCAGCCGATTTATCCGAAACTAGTGTTGAACAATTTGAGCAAATATTTTGGAAGCAATTAAGTTGGGCAAGTGAGTTTGATTCCATTGAATGGCCGGAAACTATTCCTGTTGATCCACATGATTCAGCATGGGAATTTTGTTTTCATGGTGAAAAGTACTTTATGTATTGCGCTACTCCAGCCCATCAAAATCGCCAAAGTCGATATTTTCCGTATTTTATGCTTGCTATTACGCCAAGGTGGGTACTTGAGAAATTTAATTCTTCCCCTAAGCTGGCACAAAAAATAAAAAATAATATTAGAGAAAGAATGACAAATTACGATTCTATTTCAATCCACCCTGACTTAAACAGCTATGGTAAAGAAGATAATTTTGAATGGAAGCAGTATTATCTCCATGATGATGATTCAGCTTTATCCAAATGCCCCTTTCACCGAATACTTAAGAAGAGGGAAAAATAGCTGGATTCCTATGCTCCCATTCCTAAAAAATGGGGGCTAATTTTTTCTTTTAGAATGGATCTTTCTTTTCTTACCTACACTATAGGTGTTCTTACATTAAAGAAGAAGGTAGGCGAAGGAATGAACATCATTGAAAATCAACCAGCACTTCTTGTACTAGATGTACAAAAAGGATTTGATGATCCTTATTGGGGTAAACGAAACAACCTAGAAGCTGAAAACAATATTTTAACGCTGTTAACAGAGTGGAGAAAACGTAACTGGACAGTCATCTATTCGCAACACTTATCATTGGAGCCACAATCTCCTTTTCATTATAAAAATCCCGAGGGAACAGAGTTTAAAGACAGCACTAAGCCTTTATCAGGTGAAGTAATTATGCAAAAAAATGTTAACAGTGCCTTTATTGGTACACAGTTAGAAACCTATTTAAAGACAAATCAAATCAAAACGGTTGTGATCACCGGTTTATCTACACAACATTGCGTTTCAACAACAACACGTATGAGCGGAAACCTCGGATTTACAACCTTTCTTGTTTCAGATGCTACGGCAGCATATGAAGTTACCGATCATAATGGTACATATTATACTCCCGAAGATATTCATCAAACAGAACTGGCAACCTTACATAAGGAATTTGCAACTATTGTTAAAACGAGCGATGTATTAAATCAGCTAAAGTAAAAGGCAAAGTCAATTCTCTTAACGGATTCTGGAAAAATGTATAAATAAGCGGAGTTTTTCCGGTTAGATTGAAGAATGGAACTCGGTTTGGTGATATAAGCGGAATTTTTCCGGTTAAGCATAGGAAAATCCTCCATTTTCATCTTTTTCGATTAAATAGGCGGAATCTTTCCGTCTATTTAATCAATTTTTCGTGCTATTTCCTCATTAGGAGGAATTTCTCCGCTTATTTTTTAGTAGCTTATTTCCTGGCGATTCATCAAGATTGGGAATTCGCTTAATCGGGTGCTAATCATGGTTTAAAAAATGCATTTTAATCCTAGTGCGAATAACCATAAGAAAAAGCAACGTTAATTCGTAAAACTGAACCCGTTAGTATTCTCTCTTCCCTCTCAAATCATACTAAACCTTAATATATTTGTTCCTTTGTGCAATCACTCGCTCTTTTAAAGTTTCATAATTGATAAGAATCATCCCTATACAAATAGTGACAGCCCCTACTCCTGTTAACCAAGAAAAAAACTCATCATAAAAAAGAACTCCTACAACAACCGCAATAAAAGGTGAAATATAAAGCCAGGTTGACGGGAAAACCGGATCTGTCTTAACTACCAGCCAATAAAATAAACTATGACCAACCATTGAGCCGATTACAATTAAATAAAAAAGAGAAAAAAGTGAGGCTGGTTGTATGATTGTTTGCACAGAAATTTCCTCTGTTAATAATCCCAAAATAAATAATAAAATTCCCCCATACATCATCTGAACCGCATTCAAAACAACTGGATGAATTCCTTCAAAGTTTTTCGACACACTCTTTGTATAGATTGTACCTGAAGCATAAAAAACCTCTCCAAGAATAATGGCAAAACAACCAATGATCCAATAGGAATTCACCTCAAGTGAAAAACTTGGCAATATAAGAAAAAAAACTCCTATTACACCGATCACACATCCAACAATCGATGTTCTTCTAACTTTGTGTCTTAAGATGATGCTTTGAATCACAATGATCAACATCGGACCGGTCGCTGATAAAACCGCCGCTATTCCGGATGTTACATACTGTTCTGCCCAATATAATGTTGCAAATGTCCCAAATGTCAAACCTACCCCTGATAAAAAAAGTTCCTTTCTGACTAATAAACGCATGATGTTCTTCTCTTTAACAGCCATAATCAAAAACAATAGGAAGCCTGCAATAAAAAAGCGAATTCCCCCCGATAAAAAAGGGGGTAACCCTGAATCTACTCCTATTTTTATCGCTAAAAAAGTCGTTCCAAAAATCATACACATAAAAACATAATTAATAATAACCATTCTATACTCCTCCTTTATGTTGATCATACGATTAGCACTATAGAACAGATTAAACACAATAGAACAGTTAGAAAGGAAACATGATAAAATCATTACATAAAGAGGAAATGGAGTTGGCAAAAGCTGTGCAAAATGAACAATTATTATATAAACAGATCTATCACTATGTAGTGAATCAAATAGAGCGGAAAGAATGGAAAACGCACGACAAACTTCCCTCCGTCCGCAGCCTAGCCACTGAATTCAACGTTCACAGACTCACAGTATTAAAAGCCTATCAATTACTAAAAAATGAAGCGAAAATATATGTTAAGGATAAGTCAGGTTATTATGTGCAACCACAAATAACTAAAGACTATGAATATAGTGAAAATCCTATCATTGCTGCTTATACACAAAAAAATCACCTATCAGAAATTCATAGAGCACCTGTTACCTATAATTTTTCTCAAGCATTAATCGACCCGAATCTTTTACCAAATCATTTTTTTCAGACTATGTGAAAAAAGTGTTCGATCTGTATCCTAAAGTCCTTGCTACCTATTCAACTGTTCAAGGAGATGAAGAACTGCGGGAGGTTCTTGCTGAATACTTTGTAAAACAATTTAAAACACATCTCACGAAAGATCACCTATTGATTACTTCTGGATCACAACAGGCCATTCATTTGATCTCAGAAGCTTTTATTAAACCCGGAGATATTGTCCTTTTTGAGAGACCAAGTTATAGTGCTGCAATTGATATATTTCAAGCGCAAGGAGCACGAATTCTGACTGTTGATATATCCGAAAATGGATATGACTTAGAAAAGCTAGAAAGCATGCTAAAGCAATACAAGCCACGACTATTTTACACAAATCCAACCTTTCACAATCCAACTGGCTATACCATTTCAGTAGAACAAAGAAAAAGAGTAGTAGAATTAGCAGAACAGTATCGTTGTTTAATTATAGAAGATGATGCTTATCATGATATTTACTATAAACAGCCCCCACCTCTACCGATTTATACGTACGATACAGCTGGGACCGTCATTTATGTTCGAAGCTTTTGCAAATATATCTCGCCAGGATTAAGGGTTGCTGTGATTGTTTGTCAGCCTTCTATTATGCCGATGTTACTCACGTCAAAATCGTTAATTGATAATGGATCACCTCTTCTTAATCAGAAGATTTTTCTCCATTATTTTTCGTCCTTACGATTACATCAACATTTAGAAAAGCTAAGAATCGCCTTACAGATTAGGAAGGAAATGATGGAAGAGGAATTAGCGAAAACAAACTGGAAATGGAGCAGTCCACAAGGCGGTTTAAGTTTATGGGTACAACTGCCCGATAATTTATCAATT includes:
- a CDS encoding aminotransferase-like domain-containing protein, which codes for MFDLYPKVLATYSTVQGDEELREVLAEYFVKQFKTHLTKDHLLITSGSQQAIHLISEAFIKPGDIVLFERPSYSAAIDIFQAQGARILTVDISENGYDLEKLESMLKQYKPRLFYTNPTFHNPTGYTISVEQRKRVVELAEQYRCLIIEDDAYHDIYYKQPPPLPIYTYDTAGTVIYVRSFCKYISPGLRVAVIVCQPSIMPMLLTSKSLIDNGSPLLNQKIFLHYFSSLRLHQHLEKLRIALQIRKEMMEEELAKTNWKWSSPQGGLSLWVQLPDNLSIESLLSKSLQHSISFVPGVVCDPLKQESRRIRLSFSYENEKKLKDGMKQFVEVAQRLEEEHIQK